Within Sorangiineae bacterium MSr11367, the genomic segment GGCCGTCACAAGCACATTGTGTACGATTCAGCGGTTCATCGGTCAATGAAAAGACAGGCCGTGCGACGCGCCAAGACGTTGCACCGCGCGTGGATCGTGGAAAGCTTTGGTCCGTCAAGTCCATTTTCGGCGGCGCTCTTGCTCCGATCGAATCCCCCGGATCGAATCCCCCCTCCAGGGCTGACGAAAGCAGAGCGCTGCACCACGTTTCGAGCGAGGTGGCGCCATGGATCAGATTCTCAGGCTCCGGACATGGATCGAGCAACACCGTGATGTTTGGCTCGACCTGTTGCGCATCTACATGGGCTTTGCGCTGTTGGCGAAGGCGATTGCCTTCATGCAGCACATGTCGGCCTTCATCGAGACCATGCCCATCAAGGACGGGGCCTTCGCGCCCGCACTGCTCGCCCACTACATCGTGGTCGCGCACGCCGCGGGCGGAATCATGCTCATTTTTGGCGTCCTCACCCGCATCGCCGCCGCCGTGAACATCCCCGTGCTGCTGGGCGCCGTGTTCTTCGTCCACTGGCACGAGGGTCTCTTCCAGCCGCAGCAAACCCTCGAGCTCGCGTTGCTGGTGCTCTTCATCCTGTCGCTCATCACCGTGGTCGGCGGCGGGCCACTCTCGGTCGACGAGCGCCTGAAGAAGCACGAACACGACATCCCCACCGTCCCACGCCACCACCACGTGTAGAGAGCTACACCGAGAGCAATACGCCGCGGGCGCGTTCGCCGGTCGATTCGGCGATGGCGTTGGCGTAGAGGAGCACCTGGGCCTCGTACTCGCGGACGCGCTCGGCGATTTCGGCGTCGGTTTTGTAGTCGACCACGGTCCAGATGTGGCCGTGCTCGTCGCGCTCGCGCATGGCCAGGTCGAGCACGCCCTCGAGCACGGCGCCGTCGTCCATGTGGCAAAGGATCGGCGATTCTCGCCGGCATTCCGTGGCTGCGCGCGCCCGATCGAAGATCGGGTGCGCGAGGGCGGCCACCACGGCCACCGTTGCCGCTTCGATCTCCGCGCCGCTGGCCCCGACGAGCCGCGCGTGGATCCGCGCGACCTTCGCCACCGCGTCGGGCCCGGCGTGCAAGTCCACGGCGGCCAAGGTCGCGTGCACCAACACGCCAAACCTCTTTCCGCGGGGGCGACCTTCTCGCCTGCCCCCCGTGGTCACCACGACCTCGACGCGCTCCTCGTTCGGCGTGCTCGGGCGCTTGGCCGCTTCTTCGCTGTGCGAGACCTCCGTCACGGTTCGCACCACCCGCGACGGCGTCTTGCCCTTGGCGATGGCCTCATCCCTCTCGCGCCGCCATAGCGTGTGCAGCCGTTCGCCCGCTTCCGCGACGACGCCCTCTTTGTCGGCCTCCAAGATGCGTTGCTGCCGCAGCCCCACGTCGTGGTGCTTGTCGAGCCCCAGCGCATTCGGATCCCACCACACCACGGAGTGCTCCCCGGCCATCGGCCGATGCAAACCTGGCTTCACCGCCTCGTGCACGTCACGGCGCGAGCTGTCGGGGCGCTCGCGCACGCTGTCGGGCCCGAAGTCCGGGCAGCCCGGCGCCACCTCGGGATGACGTCGCGCGTCTTCCGGGGGATAAATCGCCGGGTTCAATGCGCTCGTCCAAAAGTCGCCCGGCACCTCGTCGCCGAGCACCGGCACCACGAGCATCTCCCGCGCGCGCGTCGCCGCCACGTACAACAGCCGCATCGCCTCCTCCCCGTCTTGCTCGAGCACCTCGTCGCGGTTCACCAAGAGCTCGTGCGGGGACGCCCCCGCGAGCGGCATCGCCCACAGACGGCGCGAGGTATCGACGAAGCGTGACGGTTCGGACAACGTCGGCTTGGCCGTCGGATCCGCCAGGATGACCACCGGGAACTCCAGCCCCTTCGCACGGTGCACCGTCATGATGCGCACCCCGTCGGTGCCCTCTTCCACCACCGGCGCCTCGGAGACGCCGCCGCGCTCGGCCTCGTCTTTCATGTATTCTACAAATGAGCGAAACGACGTCGCCCCGCGCGATTCGAACCGCCGCGCAATGTCCAGCACGCGCAGCACGTTGGCCAGCGCCTGCTCGCCCGTCGGCCAAATGGCAATTCCGGCGTGGGCACGCGTCGCCTCCAGCACGTGCACGATGGTGTCCGCGATGGGGCGCCGGTTGCGCCGGCGGTGAAGGTGCGCCAAGAGCAACATCGCATCACGCACCGGCCGCGTCAGATCCGTCAGCAGCTCGGGCTCGACCCGCCGAAATGGATTCAAGTCGCCCCGAATGCGGTGCCGGAACGAGAGCAAGGCATCGTCACCCAGCGAGAAAAACGGCCCGCGCAAGGTCGCGAACACCGACAGCTCGTCGTCCGGCCATTCGATCGCGCAAAGCGCATTCACGATGGCCACCACCTCTTCGCGCGCGTGGTACGAGCGGCCTCCCACGAGCACGTGCGGAATGCGCCGCGCCTCCAGCGCCCGCACGTACGGCCGCGTGACATCGGAGCCGAAGTTCTGCAGCCGCTTGAACAGAAGGCACACGTGCCGCGCCTCCAGCGGCACCGCGCGCCCGCCCTCCTTCTCGGCGATGCTCCACCCGCTGTCGTTCAGCAAGTGGTCGATGAACGCGGCCACGGCATCGGGGAACGAATCGTCGATTCGAAAATTGACGATCTTCCCGTAGTCGCCCCAGGGCCGCGGCACCGGCAACGCCACCACGCCGGGCATCGGGGCCTTCTTGTTGTCCTCGCGAAACGGCTCCAGCGCCACGTACGTCGCCTGCGAGCCGCGCGCATTGCCTTGCATGAGCGGGGCGAACGTCGCGTTGATGGCCCGTTGAATCGAGGGCACGCTGCGAAAGCTCGTCGACAAGTGCAGCACGTCGGCGCCCGCCTCGGCGAGGCGCCGCTTGATGCTCTCGTAGAGCGCCACGTCCGCGCGCCGGAATCGGTAGATCGATTGCTTGGGATCGCCGACCACGAACAGCTTGCCCGGCACCGGTTTGACCCGCATCGGCTCGCTCTCGGCCGGATCGTCCGCCGCCAAGAGCAACAAGATCTCCGCTTGCAGCGGATCGGTGTCCTGAAATTCGTCCACCAAGAGGTGCGAAAAGCGCGACTGCAGCTCTTGGCGCACGTCCAGGTGATCGCGCAGAAGGTTTCGCGTCAGGAGCAGCAAATCGAGAAAATCGAGCTTCCCCGCGCTTCGCTTGCGCACCTCGTACTCGGCGACGAGCGGCCAGAGCTCCTCGCGCAAACCTGCTGCGAGATCCGCATCGGCGCGCTCGAGGACGGCCTTCAGCTTCTCGTGCGTGCGCGCGCGATCGTCGAGCACGTGCTGGCGCTCGAGGCCCTTGGTGTACCACCTGCCGCTGCCCTTCCAGCCCCAGAGCTTTTGCCGGCTCAGGGTGCGCAGCTCGGCCTCGAGGCCGTCGTAGTCGCGCTCACCCCGCACCGCCTCGCGGCGATCGGCTTCGCCCACGTACCGGGCGATCTCGGCGAAGCTTTTGGCCAGCCAGGAATCCTTGTAGTCTGCACGCGGTGCGAGATCCCCCAGGGCGCGCAGCTCCACGAGGATCTCGTCGATGGCCGTGCGTCGCTCGAACGGCACGTGCTCCCACGGCGTGTCGAAGTCGCGCTGCTCGATGAGCGCCGAGACGGCGTTGGAGAGCACGTGGCGCGGGCCCACGGCGTCGCGATCGCGCGTGCGCCGGCGCAGCACGCGCTCCACCGATGGCATGGGCGAGGCCAATTGGCGCTCGAACCATGGCTCGAAGCAATCGCGCAGGATGCGCTGTTTGCCATCGTCGTCGGCCACCTCGAACAGCGGATCGACGCACGCTTCCACGGGCCGCTCGCGCAGAAGATCCGCGCAAAAGCCGTGGATCGTCCCGATGTGCGCGGCCTCCAGCTCGGCCAGCGATCCGTCCAGGTTGGCCCGCTCCACGTCGGTCACCGCTTCGCTGCGCCGCGCGTTCTCGATTTCCGTGCGCAGCCGCAGCTTCATCTCGCCGGCCGCCTTCTCGGTGAAGGTGACGGCCACGATGCCCGAAAGCCGCGCCCGGCCTTTTCGCACCAGGGCGAGCACCCGCCCCACGAGCTCCGTCGTTTTCCCCGTTCCCGCCGCCGCCTCCACGACCAACGTCGTGTCCAGATCCTCGCGGATGCGCTGGCGCGCCGTCGCGTCGGTGAGCGGCTTGCGCAGTGTGCCGAAAAGGTCGCTCATGCGCGCCTCCGCAGGGCCACGAGCGGCGCCAGGGGCGCTTGGTCCTTCACCTTGCGCGTTCGCAACTCTTCGTACGGGCCGCACACGCGCAGGTAGTCGCAGTACTGGCACGCCCCCTCGTCCGGCGCCGCGGGCAGCGCCCCCTTGGCAATGGCGTTGCCCACCACGCTCACCACCGTCTTGGCCTCGGCGCGCGCCGTATCGTCCAGCGCGATGGATACCTCTTTGAACTCGCCGGTGGTGGTGCAGTAATAAAGGCGGCCTCCGTCGACGTTTTTCCCTTCGAAGAGCTTTTCCAGCGCGAGGGCGTAGAAAATCGGCTGCAGGGTCTGCCCGCCGCCAATCTTCGTCGTCGCGGTCGCACGCACCTTGCCGGTCTTGTAGTCGGTCGCACGAAGCAACCCGCTCGTGCTCTGCTCCACGCAGTCGATGGATCCGCGCAGGAGAATGCCCTCGTCGAGCGCCAGCGGAGCGTCCACGCTGACGGGATCGCGGGCGCCCTTGTCCTGCAGGCCGAACGACAGCTCGAAGTGCGTCGGCGACCATTCGTCGTCCTCGGCATCGCGGCGGAGCATCTCGCGCAGGTCGGCGGCGATCGACTCGATGCCGTCCTTCCAGACGCGGTCGATGGCCGGCGCCAAGTCGTCCTCGTAGCGCGCGGCGACGGTGGCGAGCACGCGATCGAGCTCCGCCTCCACCGCGCGGCGGTTCTCGCGGGTCACCGGGAGCATCCCTTTTTCGCGCAGCCCCACGTAAAGCTCGTACTGCACGTCGTGCACGAGCGAGCCGCGTTCGAGCGGGGAAAGTTCCTCGATGGGCGCAGGCTCTTCGCGCGGGCCGAGCCGATGGATGGCCTGCAGGACGAAGCGGTACGGGCACGCCGAGAAGTGCTGCAGCGCCGTGGGCGAGAACGAGCGCGCCGTCAGGTTGTGCGCATCGAGCGCCTCGCGCGCTTCGCCGGTCACGTGCAAAAGGCCGTCGGCCGGCCACCACTTGGGGTGCCACCGCCGCGCACGCGTTCGCAGTGCGCGTGCCAGATGCGGGTTCGTCGACAAGAGGTAGCGCGCCGTGCCGACGGTCTCGCCCTCCGGCTTTTTCAGAATGGACTCGAGCAGCGACAGATCGTGCTCCGCGGCGTCCACCGCGTCGCGGGCCTGGGCGGGCGCGGGCCATCCGATGCGCGCATCGCCCACGCGCTCGGCGCGGCGGGCCAGCTCGTCGAACCCGGGTAGCCGCCCCTCGGCCGCGCGCAGCACTTCCAGCCCGTAGAACGACGGCGTGCGCGGGCGCGACTGCTCCACGTCGAGGCGCGGATAGGACAGAACGAGGCGCGCGTTCGCCGCCCCCACCGCCACGCGAAGCGCGAGGCGCTCTTCCTCGGAGCGCACGCGGTTCGTGATCAGGTCCGTGTCCTTCCCCAAGCGGATCCGGTCCGGCAAAATCGGGTCGTCGATGACCTTTTGCGGAAAAATGCGCTCGGCGAGGCCGGGAATGAACACGACGTCGAAGGCCAGGCCGCGCACTTCTTCGGTGGAGGCAATGAACACGCAGCCATAGCGGCGCCCGCGCGGCGGCACGGTGAGCTCCGTGAGGCGCCGCTCGAGCACGAGGCGCACCTCGGACAGCGACACCGGGCCCACGCGGCGCAGCGGTTCCAGCTCGGCCAGCACGGAGAGCACCCGCTCGGGGCGGCGCAGTGCGCGCGTGGCCATGGCCCCGAGGCGGTCGATGAACTCGCCCCAAAGCGCCTTCTCGGGGAGCTCGGCGAGATCGTCGAGCAAGGGCAAGGCGTAGCTCTGCAAGCTGGCCAGGTCCGCGAGCTCGCGGCGGATGGCGATCGCGCGGGCGTGGTCGCTCGGGTAGATGGTCAGCTCGCGTTCGAGCCCCTTCGCGCGGCCCGAGAGTCGCCGTTCCCAGCGCGCCCGGCCGCCGATGACCGCCGCGTCGACGATGAGCCTCTCCCATCGATACGGCGCACGGAGCGAGCCACCGATGACCGCCGTCGACGTGGGGCCGTGCGCCGCCACATCGGCTTCGTCCTCGGGCTCCTCGAGCTCCGCGGTGCGCTCGAGAACGCCGGGCAGGAAGTCTTCATCGGGAACGACCCAGCGTTCGCTGCCCTCGAGGGCCGGCGGCGGACGCCCCGTCTCGTCGGAATCGGGCACCTCGCTCAGCGACAGGTACTCGGAGAAGCGGCGCGCGGAGAGCTTCTCCGTCGCGCACCGCAGCAGGGCCAAAAACGCGCGACCCGCCGAATCCGGCCGCACCGTCCCGCGGGCGAAGTACGCGGGTATTCCCGCGCGCCGAAGCGCCTCGACGAGGTGCGCGCGGTAGGCGCCCGGGGCGCGCAGAACGATGGCCATGCGATCGAACGGCACACCGCGCCCGGCCTCGCGCAAAATGCGGCGCGCGATTTCGATGCTTTCGCGGCTCTCGCCGGGGGCCGAGAGCATTTCCACCGCGTCATCGGGCTCGCCGGGCTCCGTGGTCGGCGAAAACAGGCCGCGCTGCAACCGCGTGAGCGAATCCGGCCTTTCGGCGCGATCCATGAGGCGCACCGCGCCCACGCCCAGCGCCGCCTCGAGGTGCTGCTGCGCGCGCTCGTCGCCCTCCGGGTACGTCGCCAGCACGCACTCCGCGCGGGCGGACAGCGCCGCGAGAAGTTCCGCTTCCCTGGCGGTGCGCATCGGCACGTCGACCAGGACGAGGGGCACGTCCAGCCATGGGTGCTGCGTCGTTCGATCGCGTGCGGCCGCGACCGCCAGCTCGAACACGAGCGCCCGGTCGGCGATTTGATCGGCCTCGAGCTCCGTTTCGAAGGCGTCGCACAGCCGTTGCAAGTCGTCCTCGCCGATGCTGCGCGGCGCGATCTTGGCCATGCGCAGCTCGTCGAAGGTGCGCGCCAGCGCGCGCGGAAGGCCCGGCCGATCGGCCACCGCCGAAAAGCGCCCGAGCTCGTTTTTCTCGCTTTCCCCGAGCCGATGCACCACGCGCGTGGCCAGGGCCTCCAGCGTGAGGCGGCCCGAAGGCACCAGCCCGCGCTCGGCCAGCGCGGGCGCGGCCAAGGTAGCCGCCAGGCGGGACAACGTGGTCCGCTCCCAGCCGAAACTTTGACGAACCTGCGCTCCGGCTTCGCGCCCGATCTCCAGCGCGACCTCCAACGTGGGGCCGAGGATGACGAGTCGCGTCGTGTTCCCGCGTGACGCAAGCCACGACACAGCGCGTGCAATGCGGAGCTCCGCGCGCGACGATCCGACAACGATCCGCCGGGGTTCGGTGCTGCGCGGGGAGAGGAGGGCAAGCTGGCTCATTCTGGGTGGGTCATGTCGGTTTCGTTCTGTTTCGCAGGCGCGGGAGAAATTATCATCCATCCCGTGGGTCTGCTCCTCACCGAACGTCTCGAGCTGGTTCCGCTCACCCTCCCCGTGGTGGAAGCCGTCCTGGAGAGCGATCGCAACAAGATCGAGGCGCTGGTCAACGCGCCCCTCCCGCGCCGCTTCCATGGACGGGCCCTCATCGAGCGCGCCTTCCCCGCTTCCCTCTGCGAGATCCGCAAAGATCCCGACAGGCGGCTCTGGGGCGACCGCCTGATGATCCTGCGCACGAAGGAGCGGCGCATCGTCGGCAGTGTCATTTTCCACGGCCGCCCCGGTCCCGACGGCATCGCCGAAGTCGGCTACGGCGTGGAGGACGAGTGGCAAGGCCAAGGCTTCGCCACCGAGGCCGTCGAGCGCTCGCTCGAGTGGGCGCTCGCCCAGCCCGGCGTGCGCGCCGTGCAGGCGACCACCTTCCAATGGCACCGCGCCTCGCTGCGGGTCATCGAGAAATGCAAGATGGTGCGCATCGGCTCGCGCGAGCACGAGATGCTCGGCGAGCTCACCATTTTCGAGCGACGCGCGAAAGAGCTGCTCTAGAAGCTATTTCCGAAACGCGTGTGTCTCGAAAAAGTCGCCCTTGTTCCAACGAGGGCGCTCGGGGCGATCGGCCACGGACAACGCGACCAGGTATTGAAACTTCGCAAAGTCGGCGAGCGGCTGGTAGTCGCGCTGCGGCTCCCACTCGTCGGTGGGCTTGTGGTAGCGCGACTTCTGCCACGCCCGACGCGCGGCCGCCTCCTGTGCGGTCTGGCCTGCGAAGCCAATGATGGGAAACACGGCAGGAACGCCGCGCTTGACCAGCGAATAGTGGTCGGAGCGCGTGAAGAACGTCTCCGCGGGCTGGGAATCCGACCATACCTTGATGCTGCCGAGCGCACGCTCCGCATCGCGCACGTTCACGGCCACGGAGCTATGTTCGGGGCCGAGTACCTCGATGTTGCGCAGCGGCGAAATGGGATAATCCGTATCCGTCTGCACGATGGCGGCCATGCGCTCGATGGGCACGGGCGGATGCATTGCAAAGTACTCCGAGCCGAGCAACCCCCGCTCCTCGCCCGTGAAGAAGGCGACGAGGATCGATCGACGCGGACGCACCGGACCTTGCGCGAAGGCGCGGGCGACTTCGAGAACTGCCGCACAGCCTCCCGCGTCGTCCGCAGCCCCATTGTAAATGGCATCCCCACCCACGGGCTCGCGAATCCCCAAATGGTCCACGTGCGCCGAGACCACCACGGCTTCTTCAGCCAACGGCGACGACGGATCCTTCGTGATGCGGGCAACGACGTTCTGCGAGGAAAAGCTGCGCACCGTGGATCGAACGGCGATGCGCGCCGTCAGGCCAAGGTCGAAGGTGATGGGCTTGCCCGAGTCGGCCGCGGCCACCAGGCTCGCGAGGCGCTCGGAACGACCTGTCGCCATGAGCATTTCGTCGAACACCCGACCTGGAATGGCCCCCCGCGGGCGCTCGACCCCCGGAAGGACGCGGTGCGGATCCCCCGGTTTTGCATCGGGCGGGTCCAGCCGTAACGTCAGCAATTCGGTGCGCCGTTCCTTGATGAAGTCGTCCCAAGGAACCACCTTCTCGACCTGCGGCGGGTGCACCGCCACGACGGCCACCGCGCCAAGTTCCTGCAGCCGCACGATCTTCTGCCGCAGGTCCCCGAGCACCGACGACGGTAGATCGGGGAAGAAGTCCGCGCGCCGCCCCAGTGGAGCTCCGTACATGACCACCGCGATTTTCCCGCGCACGTCGACGGCGTGCAAATCGTCGTAGTGGTACTCGGGTGCCTCGATGCCGTAACCCACGAAGGTGAGCGGCGCCTCCACCTGGAAATCGCCCTGCACGAAGGCGGGCGACATCCAGAAGTCCTGCTCGAAGACGAAGGGGCGCGACAGGCCATTTTGCTTGGCCACCGAAAAGCTCGCCGACGTGCCCCGCGCACCGAGCAGCGGTACCTCTTGGAAATAGCTCCCCTTGTCGCCCATCGGCGCGGCACCCATGCCCTGGAGCTGCGTTGCCAGGTAGGCCGACGCAATCGCGTGCCCTCGTTCCCCGGTTCCGCGGCCCTCGAGCAGATCGTGCGCGAGAAACCGCACGTGCGCCGACACGGCCTCGCGACGAATGTCCGGCGGCGTGTACGCCCCCACCGTTGCCGCCGTTACGCCCGTCGGGCGCGTCACCGCCGGCGCACACGCCGAAAGCACGGCCAAAGCCCACACCCACAACGCCATGCGCTTCATGATCGCAGGCGTAACACACCCCCCGGTCGCAACGTCGCGACCGCGCTTACGGCTGCAGGCCGGCCCAGCTGATCGCGTCGGCGAGCTCGCGGCTCACCACCGAGCCGCCGCAGGAGCTGTTCGGCGAGATGGCGAAACGCAAACCGACTTTTTCGCCCTTCCAGACCTGGGCCTGCGCCGACGTCGATTGCGGTGCGCCCAATTCGCGCTCGAGCGACTCCTTCATCGCTTTGCAATCTTTGTTCGCCTTCACGGAGAACACGATGGTGTCGAGCTTTCCCTTGTTGAAGGTGTAGGACACATCTTTCAGCGCAATGCCGCCGTAGGAAGGCGTGCCGCGCAGCATCTTGTACGTGATGTGATCGCCGCTTCGCTCCGACTCCTTCAAATTGCGGAACGACTTGAAGGCCGCGCCCAGTTGGACACCGGCGAATCCATTCTTTGCATCCAACTTGGTGGCCGGGGTCGTCGACCCTTCGGTCTTTCCCTCAAGCCCGCTGGTGGCGAGCGGCGGCGTCGATCCGGCATCGTCCTTCCCCTCGGGCGGGGGCGCTTCGGGAGCAGGACCTTCGACCCGGTACTCCGAGATCGGAACTTCTGCCGGAGGTTTGCGTGCGGGGGCCTGTTCGCACGAGGCCAACCCGAGGAGAAGGACACATGCCATCGAAGTGCGCATTGTCCCGCATGCTACTTGGTAAGGGCGCTTCCTTGCCATCACAAGTTTCGCGCCAGGCGCCCGTCGTGCCGATATCATCGCAGCCATGCGCGTCGTCATTGCCGACAAATTTCCAGAAAACTACCTCCTCGAGTTTCGTTCCCTCGGTCTCGAGGTCGAGTACCGCCCGGAGGCTTCGGCCACCGAATTACCGGCCATTGCCGGCGACTGCGAAATCCTCGTCGTGCGCAGCACGAAAGTCACCCGCGAGACCATCGAGGCGGCCAGCCGCCTCCAGCTCGTGATCCGCGCCGGCGCCGGCATCGATACCATCGATGTGGATGCTGCCAGCGCCCGCGGCATTTATGTAACCAACTGTCCCGGAAAGAACAGCGTGGCCGTGGCCGAGCTCACGGTGGGGTTGATCCTCGCCCTGGACCGGCGCATCCCGCAAAACACCGCCGACCTTCGCGAAGGTCAGTGGAACAAGAAGGAATACAGCAAGGCGGACGGCCTCAAAGGCAAGACCTTGGGCCTCGTTGGCCTGGGCTCCATCGGCCAGGCGGTCGCGCGGCGGGCCGCTGCGTTCGAAATGAACCTGGTCGGCTACACGCGCTCACCGCACCTGGAGCTCGCGCAGTCCTTGGGCATCGTGCCCTGTGCGACCTTGTTCGAGCTCGCGGAACGAAGCGACGTCGTGTCGGTGCATATCCCTGGCACCGCGGAAAACCGCGGGCTCTTCGGGGACGCGTTTTTCGCGCGCATGAAGCACGGCGCAAGCTTCGTGAACACCAGCCGCGGAAGCCTGCACGATACGGCCGCCCTGGAAAAAGCGATGCGCGAGCGAAACCTGCGCGTGGGGCTCGATGTCTACAACCCCGAGCCGGAGGGCGGCACGGCCAGCTTCGATCATCCGCTGTGCAAGCTGCCGGGCTTCGTCGGCACGCACCACATCGGGGCGAGCACCGAGCAAGCCCAGAACGCGATCGCCGCGGAGGCGGTGCGCATCTGCCGCGAGTTCATCAAGCTGGGGCAGCCGCAAAACGCGGTAAACATCGAACGCGCCTCCCCCGCCAAGGTGCAGCTCATCGTGCGCCACTACGACCGGGTCGGCGTGCTCGCATCGGTGCTGGCCATCGTCCGCAAGTACGGCCTCAACGTCGAGGAGATGACCAACACCATCTTCGCCGGCGCCAAGGCCGCCGTGGCCACCATCCGCCTCGCCTCGGCCCCGCCCTTGGCGATGACCACGGAAATCGAGGACCTAAAGGACCAAATCATCCAGGTGACGGTCAAGCCGTTCTGACCCGTTGTCCGGCCACCTGATTTGATTGAACAGGAAGACGGGAAGGCGGGAAGGTTTTTGGATTTCCAGTTGGCCCGTGCGCGCGTGGGAAACCAAAAAAATTCTCTGACCTTCCCGTCTTCTTGTGAATTTCTCTATCCCTTGATCACGCCGAGCTTTTTGCCCACGCGGGTGAAGGCTGCGACGGCGCGGTCGACTTGCTCGGGGGTGTGGCCGGCGGAGAGCTGCACGCGGATGCGCGCTTCGCCCTTGGGGACGACCGGGTACGAGAAGCCAATGACGTAGATGCCCTCGTCCAGCATGGCGGCGGCCATGTCCTGGGCGAGGCGGGCATCGCCCAGCATGATGGGAACGATGGGGTGCACGCCCTCTTTCGTCTGGAAGCCCGCGGCGGCGATCTTCGAGCGGAAGGCGGCGGTGTTCTCCGCCAAGCGATCGCGAAGCTCCGTCGTGGACGAGAGAAGGTCGAGCACCGCAATGGATGCGCCCACGATGGCGGGTGCCAAGGTGTTCGAGAACAGGTACGGGCGCGAACGCTGGCGGAGAAGGTCGACGATCTCCTGGCGTGCGGCGGTGAAGCCACCGGCGGCGCCGCCCAGGGCCTTGCCGAGGGTCGAGGTGATGATGTCCACCTTGCCCATGACGCCGCAGTGCTCCGGGGTGCCGCGGCCGGTCTTGCCGATGAAGCCCGTGGCGTGGCTGTCGTCGACCATGACCATGGCCTGGTACTTCTCGGCGAGCTCGACGATCCGATCGAGCTTGGCGAGGTAGCCGTCCATGGAGAACGCGCCGTCCGTCGCGATGAGGCGCAGGCGCTTCGTCTGCGTCGCGCGGAGCGCCTTCTCGAGGGCCTCCAGGTCACCGTTGGGGTAGCGATGGCGCTCGGCCTTGCAAAGGCGGACTCCGTCGATGATCGAGGCGTGGTTCAACGCGTCGCTGATGATCGCGTCGTCGTCGCCGAGCAAGGTCTCGAACAAGCCGCCGTTCGCGTCGAAGCACGAGGAGTAGAGGATGGCGTCTTCGGTGCCGACGAAGTCCGAGATCTTCTTTTCCAGCGTTTTGTGCGCATCCTGCGTGCCGCAGATGAAGCGCACCGACGACAGGCCGAAGCCGTGCGTGTCGATCGCCGCGTGCGCCGCCTCGATGACCTTGGGGTGGGACGAGAGCCCCAGGTAGTTGTTCGCGCAAAAGTTGAGGACCGGCTCCTTCTTCTCGCCCACGCGGATCTCCGCGGACTGCGGCGAGAGGATGTACCGCTCCTTCTTCTCCAACCCTGCTTCGCGAATCTCCTTTAGCGCTGCGCCATAGATCTCTTTGGCCTTGCCGTACATGGCATGCTCCCGTCTCAGTTTGGTTTGAGTTGGCGCGGGAGCCTAGTTCAAGGCAGCCGTTACGACTACCCGCGTTTGCCGGCGGCCTTCTTCTT encodes:
- a CDS encoding M20/M25/M40 family metallo-hydrolase; its protein translation is MKRMALWVWALAVLSACAPAVTRPTGVTAATVGAYTPPDIRREAVSAHVRFLAHDLLEGRGTGERGHAIASAYLATQLQGMGAAPMGDKGSYFQEVPLLGARGTSASFSVAKQNGLSRPFVFEQDFWMSPAFVQGDFQVEAPLTFVGYGIEAPEYHYDDLHAVDVRGKIAVVMYGAPLGRRADFFPDLPSSVLGDLRQKIVRLQELGAVAVVAVHPPQVEKVVPWDDFIKERRTELLTLRLDPPDAKPGDPHRVLPGVERPRGAIPGRVFDEMLMATGRSERLASLVAAADSGKPITFDLGLTARIAVRSTVRSFSSQNVVARITKDPSSPLAEEAVVVSAHVDHLGIREPVGGDAIYNGAADDAGGCAAVLEVARAFAQGPVRPRRSILVAFFTGEERGLLGSEYFAMHPPVPIERMAAIVQTDTDYPISPLRNIEVLGPEHSSVAVNVRDAERALGSIKVWSDSQPAETFFTRSDHYSLVKRGVPAVFPIIGFAGQTAQEAAARRAWQKSRYHKPTDEWEPQRDYQPLADFAKFQYLVALSVADRPERPRWNKGDFFETHAFRK
- a CDS encoding NAD(P)-binding domain-containing protein, whose translation is MRVVIADKFPENYLLEFRSLGLEVEYRPEASATELPAIAGDCEILVVRSTKVTRETIEAASRLQLVIRAGAGIDTIDVDAASARGIYVTNCPGKNSVAVAELTVGLILALDRRIPQNTADLREGQWNKKEYSKADGLKGKTLGLVGLGSIGQAVARRAAAFEMNLVGYTRSPHLELAQSLGIVPCATLFELAERSDVVSVHIPGTAENRGLFGDAFFARMKHGASFVNTSRGSLHDTAALEKAMRERNLRVGLDVYNPEPEGGTASFDHPLCKLPGFVGTHHIGASTEQAQNAIAAEAVRICREFIKLGQPQNAVNIERASPAKVQLIVRHYDRVGVLASVLAIVRKYGLNVEEMTNTIFAGAKAAVATIRLASAPPLAMTTEIEDLKDQIIQVTVKPF
- the kbl gene encoding glycine C-acetyltransferase, with the protein product MYGKAKEIYGAALKEIREAGLEKKERYILSPQSAEIRVGEKKEPVLNFCANNYLGLSSHPKVIEAAHAAIDTHGFGLSSVRFICGTQDAHKTLEKKISDFVGTEDAILYSSCFDANGGLFETLLGDDDAIISDALNHASIIDGVRLCKAERHRYPNGDLEALEKALRATQTKRLRLIATDGAFSMDGYLAKLDRIVELAEKYQAMVMVDDSHATGFIGKTGRGTPEHCGVMGKVDIITSTLGKALGGAAGGFTAARQEIVDLLRQRSRPYLFSNTLAPAIVGASIAVLDLLSSTTELRDRLAENTAAFRSKIAAAGFQTKEGVHPIVPIMLGDARLAQDMAAAMLDEGIYVIGFSYPVVPKGEARIRVQLSAGHTPEQVDRAVAAFTRVGKKLGVIKG